A region of the Roseiflexus sp. RS-1 genome:
CTGCGCGCCAAGCCCCCACTCCGGCGCCATCGCAAAGCGACCGTTGCCAGTGTTGCGCAGCGCGACGTTCGCCTCGACCAGCTCGCTGTCGGGCAGATAATCGAGCAATCCGGCAGCAATCATGCCATTGACCACATAGAGATCGAGCCACCCATCGTGATCGAGATCACCAAAAACACCCGACCAGCTCCATCCGGTCGAGTCGATCCTGCGCTCGTAGGCTTCGTTCCGCCAGCGACCATCGGCGCCGCGCACCAGCAGCATATTTTCGGCATACTGCGGGTCGGCACTGGACAGTGGTCTGGTCAATCGTCGCATTGCGGGGAGCCACTGCGCCATTGTCGCCTCGTCCTTGCGCACCGGTTTCATATCAGTCGCAAACAACTCCGCCATACCATTGTTATCGACATCTCCAAGATCGAGGCTCATCGGATTCTCACTGATCCGCTCAGGAAGAACGAACGGCGTCCATTCACTGATCGCGGCGCCCTGCGTCCAGACATAATCCGGACGATTGAAATCATTGGCAATCCAGATGTCGCGACGACCATCGCCATTCAGATCGGGCAACGCAATCGCCAGGGCATCCGCCTGATCGGTGAGGCGATGCGCGACGAAGGCGTCCCCGCGCCGTTCGTAGACGAACACGCCAACACCGCCGCCGCGGTACTGGAAAATCAATCCCTGCTGCTTCTGGATTTCGGTGTCGTATGACGCAGCAACCAGGTCAAGATCGCCATCACCATCCAGATCAGCCCAGGTATGGGCATAGAACCAGTTGTGAACACCGGGAAGCGTCGTTTCCTCAAAATGTCCGGCGCCAGCATTACGCCACCAGACCGGCTTATCGAACTGACGGGTTCCGACGATATCCAGCCGTCCATCGCTATCGACATCGACAATCGTCAACCCGCGGATTCGCCCGTTGCCAAGCGGTTCAGCGCGAAAATGGAGATCGCCCTCGTTCCAGAGCAGCGTATTGGCGCCTGCCAGATTTGCCAGCACGATGTCCTGATCACCGTCGCCATCCAGGTCGCCGACCGCGAGACCCGCGCCGTTGCTGTCGTAGAGTGCGGGAATGCGTGTTGCAGCGCGGGTGATATGCGCCAGATCGTGCGCCACGAACGAACTGCACGGGTGATGTGGATCGAGCAACGGCAGAGCGTCGACTCGCGCAGCAACGATACGCGCCGCCGAAGGCGTGGTGTGCGGAGCAACCGGCGCGGGAGCGCAACTGGCGGCAGGCGCCGCGATAACGCCCAGCGCCAGCGCCAGCACAACCACACGCGACCTGAACACAGACGCGAACCAACACGCCATACTGCTGTCACGTCCCCTTGACAGCGCTGGCCGTCAGGCCCGACATAAACTGACGCGACGCCAGGATGAACACCGTCAGAATCGGCACAATCGCCCCGGCAGCCCCCAGAATCTGCACACCGATCTCGGTGCCGCGCAGCGAACGAAGCGTGCTGAGCGCCACCGGCAGCGTATACTTCGACTCCTGCTTGAGAATCAGCAGGGGGAACTGGAACTCATTCCACTTGCCGAGGAACGTCAGAATTGCAAGCGCCGCCAGCGCAGGCACAATCACCGGCACGACGATATTCCAGTAGATGCGGAACTCATGCGCCCCATCGATACGCGCCGCATCGATCAGATCGTCGGGGATCGCCTGTGCGATATATTGACGCATCCAGAAAATGCCAAACGCATTTGCAATACCCGGAATAATGAGCGGATTCCAGGTATCGATCCAGCCCAGCGTGCGCATAATGACGAAGGACGGAATCAGACCCAGCACGCCAGGAACCATCAGCGTCGCCAGCAAAAACCCAAACAGCGCATTACGCCCTGGGAAGCGAAACTTGGCGAAGCCATACCCGCCCAGCGAACAGAAGAACAACACCAGCGCCGTATGGATGGACGAAATCGCCACGCTATTCCAGAGCGAATTCCAGAACGGCAGCGCCGCCAGCAGATCCTCATAGTTCTTCCAGAACGAACTGCCAAACCAGAGCGGCGGTGGAATGCGCAAAATATCGGCGCTGCGCAACGTCGAGCCAACGAGCATGAAATAGAAAGGAAAAGCGGTCACCAGCGCGCCGATCGTCAGCACAATATACAGCACCGCCATGCCGAACGGACCCATCAACTGATCACGCTGACTGCGACGCCGGGCAGACCGGACAGTAGCACGCGATTGGGTTGTCGTTGCCATGCTCGCACTCCTTCAATCGGTTGGGTTGCGACCCTGCCAGCGGTTGTAGGCAATGCTGAACACCAGGATCATGAAAAAGAGGATCAATGCCATCGCAGCAGCATAGCCAAAATCGCCATACTTGAACGCCGTCCAGTACAACTGCACCATCGCCACCAACCCGGCACGATCCGTGCCGCCTGGCGACGACGATTGCGTGCCGCCCGCCAGCATCACCGGAATATCAAAGTTCTGCATCGCGCCGATAATTGACAGAATGACCTGAAACAGAATCACCGGTCGCATCAGCGGCATGGTGATATGCCAGAAGACCTCACGCGTACTCGCACCATCGACTTTTGCCGCTTCGTACAACTCCGTGTTGATCGACTGAAGACCGGCAAGGAAAATGATCATGCTGTATCCCGTCCATTGCCAGATGATAACCATCGCAATGGAAGGTTTAATCCACGCAGCATCTTCAAGCCAGCGAATTGGACCTATTCCGACGAAACTGAGCGCATAGTTGAGCAAACCGTAGCGTGAACCAAAAATCGAGAGAAAAACGATACTGATGGCGACTGAAGATGCAACGAACGGTGAGAAGAATGCCGCACGGTAAATATCCTTACCGCGAATATAATTGCTGTTGATAATGAACGCCAGAATCAGAGCAATCGTCAACTGAGGCACAGTTGCGCCGAAAAACAGCCAGATCGTGTTGTAAACGGCGTACCACCAGATATCATCG
Encoded here:
- a CDS encoding CRTAC1 family protein, translated to MFRSRVVVLALALGVIAAPAASCAPAPVAPHTTPSAARIVAARVDALPLLDPHHPCSSFVAHDLAHITRAATRIPALYDSNGAGLAVGDLDGDGDQDIVLANLAGANTLLWNEGDLHFRAEPLGNGRIRGLTIVDVDSDGRLDIVGTRQFDKPVWWRNAGAGHFEETTLPGVHNWFYAHTWADLDGDGDLDLVAASYDTEIQKQQGLIFQYRGGGVGVFVYERRGDAFVAHRLTDQADALAIALPDLNGDGRRDIWIANDFNRPDYVWTQGAAISEWTPFVLPERISENPMSLDLGDVDNNGMAELFATDMKPVRKDEATMAQWLPAMRRLTRPLSSADPQYAENMLLVRGADGRWRNEAYERRIDSTGWSWSGVFGDLDHDGWLDLYVVNGMIAAGLLDYLPDSELVEANVALRNTGNGRFAMAPEWGLGAQRSGRGMAMADFDGDGDLDIVVNNLMTPAQLFENRLCDGASLLVDLRMPGSANAAAIGAELTLITNVGAFHRDVRATAGYLSGATSQVHFGFPVDAVLERLEVRWPDGAVSVIESPLARHRLRILRQ
- a CDS encoding carbohydrate ABC transporter permease, encoding MATTSVSVDQQRAADRRSMRREMKRNIWAYVFISPFYILYAVFGMFPLLYGVWLSFFKWDGISPMQWIGLRNYTRLFADDIWWYAVYNTIWLFFGATVPQLTIALILAFIINSNYIRGKDIYRAAFFSPFVASSVAISIVFLSIFGSRYGLLNYALSFVGIGPIRWLEDAAWIKPSIAMVIIWQWTGYSMIIFLAGLQSINTELYEAAKVDGASTREVFWHITMPLMRPVILFQVILSIIGAMQNFDIPVMLAGGTQSSSPGGTDRAGLVAMVQLYWTAFKYGDFGYAAAMALILFFMILVFSIAYNRWQGRNPTD
- a CDS encoding carbohydrate ABC transporter permease; this encodes MATTTQSRATVRSARRRSQRDQLMGPFGMAVLYIVLTIGALVTAFPFYFMLVGSTLRSADILRIPPPLWFGSSFWKNYEDLLAALPFWNSLWNSVAISSIHTALVLFFCSLGGYGFAKFRFPGRNALFGFLLATLMVPGVLGLIPSFVIMRTLGWIDTWNPLIIPGIANAFGIFWMRQYIAQAIPDDLIDAARIDGAHEFRIYWNIVVPVIVPALAALAILTFLGKWNEFQFPLLILKQESKYTLPVALSTLRSLRGTEIGVQILGAAGAIVPILTVFILASRQFMSGLTASAVKGT